Proteins from a single region of Pyrus communis chromosome 6, drPyrComm1.1, whole genome shotgun sequence:
- the LOC137737502 gene encoding probable 3-beta-hydroxysteroid-Delta(8),Delta(7)-isomerase, translating into MEGSDSGIYGNHPYAPRDLKLPGFVPGFLSQSTILGIYGVSSLLVVSLTWLFSGRSPRKSKLDRWLMCWWAFTGLTHLILEGYFAFSPEFYKNKTACYLAEVWKEYSKGDSRYAARDAGVVSVEGLTAVIEGPASLLAVYAISKGKPYSYILQFAISLGQLYGTAVYFITAYLEGDKFATNSFYYYAYYIAANASWVVIPTLISIRCWKKISAAVQVQAQGQDQKKNKTR; encoded by the exons ATGGAGGGATCAGACTCTGGGATTTATGGGAATCATCCGTACGCCCCGAGGGATCTAAAGCTACCCGGATTCGTACCTGGATTTCTCTCACAGTCCACCATTCTTGGCATCTACGGCGTCTCCTCCCTACTCGTCGTTTCCCTCACCTGGCTCTTCTCCG GGAGATCACCGAGGAAATCGAAACTTGATAGATGGCTAATGTGTTGGTGGGCTTTCACCGGCCTTACGCACTTGATACTCGAAGGCTATTTCGCATTTTCGCCTGAGTTTTACAAGAATAAGACTGCTTGTTACCTGGCTGAAGTTT GGAAAGAGTATAGCAAAGGTGATTCAAGATATGCAGCTAGGGATGCAGGGGTCGTTTCTGTCGAAGGATTAACTGCAGTTATAGAAGGTCCCGCTAGCCTTCTTGCAGT ATATGCAATATCTAAAGGCAAGCCATATAGCTACATACTTCAGTTTGCCATTTCATTGGGTCAGCTCTATGGAACTGCTGTATATTTCATAACAGCCTACTTGGAAGGTGACAAATTTGCTACAAATTCGTTTTACTACTACGCATACTACATTGCTGCAAACGCCTCCTGGGTTGTAATACCGACGCTCATTTCCATCCGCTGTTGGAAGAAGATTTCTGCAGCAGTACAAGTTCAAGCCCAAGGCCAAGAccagaaaaagaacaaaactcgCTGA